Proteins encoded by one window of Elaeis guineensis isolate ETL-2024a chromosome 12, EG11, whole genome shotgun sequence:
- the LOC105032535 gene encoding equilibrative nucleotide transporter 1, protein MGLGGGGAAMSDERRTLLALPRSDGGDEEVEGAQAIRAVPKDNYHVAYLVYFTLGAGFLVPWNAFITAVDYFGYLYPAAPVDRVFSVVYMLSCFFPLLLIVGWAHKSSAPVRINAGLVLFVVALLVVPVMDAAYVKGMRGLYSAYNVTVAAVLLSGIADALVQGGVIGAAGELPERYMQAVVAGTAASGVLVSAMRIVTKAIYPQDARGLRKSANLYFIVSILVMVICLVCYNVADRLPVIQYYKDIKMQAQKVENSEKGSMSGSTWRSTLWHIVGRIKCFGFGIFLIYVVTLSIFPGYVTEDVHSEVLKDWYPIMLMAGYNVFDLVGKSLTAFYLLENENIALAACVARLLFYPLFLGCLKGPEFFRTEIPVTVLTCLLGLTNGYLSSVLMILAPKTVPIQHSETAGIVIVLFLVFGLAVGSIVSWFWVI, encoded by the exons ATGGGgttaggaggaggaggagcggcAATGAGCGACGAGCGGAGGACGCTCCTCGCGCTGCCTCGATCGGACGGCGGAGATGAGGAGGTGGAGGGGGCCCAGGCCATCAGGGCCGTCCCAAAGGACAACTACCACGTCGCATACCTTGTGTACTTCACCCTGGGGGCCGGGTTTCTCGTCCCATGGAACGCCTTCATCACGGCCGTCGATTACTTCGGCTACCTCTATCCGGCGGCCCCCGTGGACCGGGTCTTCTCGGTGGTCTACATGCTCTCCTGCTTCTTTCCCCTCCTCCTCATCGTCGGGTGGGCCCACAAGTCGAGCGCGCCGGTGAGGATCAACGCCGGGCTGGTGCTCTTCGTGGTGGCGCTCCTGGTCGTGCCGGTGATGGACGCGGCGTATGTGAAGGGAATGAGGGGACTTTATTCGGCCTACAACGTCACCGTCGCCGCCGTTTTGCTCTCCGGCATCGCCGACGCTCTCGTCCAGGGAGGGGTCATCGGGGCCGCCGGCGAGCTCCCCGAGCGGTACATGCAGGCTGTCGTTGCCGGCACCGCCGCTTCCG GAGTACTTGTTTCAGCCATGAGAATAGTTACTAAAGCCATCTATCCTCAAGATGCTCGTGGGTTAAGAAAAAGTGCAAACCTCTACTTCATTGTCAGTATTTTGGTGATGGTCATCTGTCTTGTTTGCTACAATGTGGCAGACAGGCTTCCTGTTATCCAATATTATAAAGATATTAAAATGCAGGCTCAGAAAGTAGAGAATAGTGAGAAAGGTTCCATGAGTGGATCTACTTGGAGGTCAACCTTGTGGCATATTGTTGGAAGAATCAAATGTTTTGGGTTTGGAATCTTTCTTATCTATGTTGTTACTCTGTCCATATTTCCGGGGTATGTCACGGAGGACGTGCATTCTGAGGTTCTTAAGGACTGGTACCCAATTATGCTTATGGCTGGATACAATGTGTTTGATTTGGTTGGGAAGTCTTTGACTGCGTTTTATCTCCTTGAGAATGAAAATATTGCACTTGCTGCCTGTGTTGCAAGGCTGCTATTTTATCCTCTCTTTCTGGGTTGCCTAAAAGGTCCTGAATTCTTCCGAACAGAAATTCCAGTCACAGTTTTGACATGCCTTCTGGGGTTGACAAATGGTTACTTAAGTTCCGTTCTGATGATTCTTGCACCCAAAACTGTGCCAATTCAGCACTCTGAGACTGCAGGGATTGTAATTGTTTTGTTCCTAGTATTTGGCTTAGCAGTAGGTTCGATTGTATCCTGGTTTTGGGTCATTTAG